One window of the Allosaccharopolyspora coralli genome contains the following:
- a CDS encoding carbohydrate ABC transporter permease: MSVEVTGRPPGTDDPESSSAPSTGTRRRRSVKKGTGRLAAILVSPTLIVLGLVVAYPILSALHESLFRARDDLDAQGFVIEGDVFVGARNFTDILFGPEAERFWNAFWNTTFFTVTTVALETVLGVAMALVMHRALRGRAFVRASILVPWAVPTAVSALMWRWIFAPDGIANLALGRQILWSADAVAAKVAVITAEVWKTAPFVGLLVLAGLQLIPQEVHEAARVDGASGWSRFWRITLPLIKPALLVAVLFRMLDALRMFDLPFVLIGQQKDSVETLSMLAWTEATNIQFGPAAAYATIMFAYVALVAFAFVKMLGADVIGDARTSVRRKRSAPAGKEAAR, from the coding sequence ATGAGCGTGGAGGTCACCGGCAGACCGCCCGGAACCGACGATCCCGAGAGTTCCAGCGCGCCGTCGACCGGAACGCGGCGCCGCCGATCCGTGAAGAAGGGAACCGGGCGCCTGGCGGCGATCCTGGTTTCACCCACCCTGATCGTGCTCGGTCTGGTGGTGGCGTACCCGATCCTGTCGGCGCTGCACGAGTCGTTGTTCCGTGCGCGCGACGATCTGGACGCGCAGGGTTTCGTGATCGAGGGCGACGTCTTCGTCGGGGCTCGGAACTTCACGGACATTCTGTTCGGCCCCGAGGCGGAGCGGTTCTGGAACGCCTTCTGGAACACGACCTTCTTCACGGTCACGACCGTCGCGCTCGAAACCGTTCTCGGCGTCGCGATGGCGCTGGTGATGCACCGCGCGCTGCGCGGCCGTGCGTTCGTGCGGGCCAGCATCCTCGTTCCCTGGGCCGTGCCGACGGCGGTGTCGGCACTGATGTGGCGGTGGATCTTCGCGCCGGACGGCATCGCGAACCTGGCGCTCGGTAGGCAGATCCTGTGGTCGGCCGACGCGGTGGCCGCGAAGGTCGCGGTCATCACCGCGGAGGTCTGGAAGACGGCGCCGTTCGTCGGGCTGCTGGTGCTGGCCGGTCTGCAGCTCATCCCGCAGGAGGTGCACGAGGCCGCGCGGGTCGACGGCGCTTCCGGATGGTCGCGGTTCTGGCGGATCACCCTGCCGCTGATCAAACCCGCGCTGCTCGTCGCCGTGCTGTTCCGGATGCTCGACGCGCTGCGGATGTTCGACCTGCCGTTCGTGCTCATCGGTCAGCAGAAGGACTCTGTCGAGACCCTGTCGATGCTGGCGTGGACGGAGGCCACGAACATCCAGTTCGGACCGGCTGCCGCCTACGCCACGATCATGTTCGCCTACGTCGCGCTGGTGGCCTTCGCCTTCGTCAAGATGCTCGGCGCCGACGTCATCGGCGATGCACGGACCTCGGTGCGCCGTAAACGGTCGGCCCCGGCCGGAAAGGAGGCGGCCCGATGA
- a CDS encoding ABC transporter substrate-binding protein, translating into MRPRRVTALLSALLATVLVAGCGGAAADGSEENGRGPITLAQGKDPSGVMPGIVAEWNRQHPDQPVDLIELPESPDMQRQAMVQNAQLKSDAFTVLDLDVVWNAEFAAHRWIDELPAERYNLDEMLPTTVETGMYRGRLYSVPNSSDGALLFYRKDLLDKVGAAPPTTWDELKRICAQVRDIPANADIGCYAGQLEKTEGGTANVAEVINSAGGEIIDDNGQPRVNSPQARSGLGFLVDGFREGLIPREALTFKEEEGRRAFVDGKLLFHRQWPYQWSTLAEDPSMKGKFAVAPLPGRDGPGTSSLGGHNLAVSKFGKNKATARDFIGFATSERQQRQNTLVGSKAPTYTRLYDDPALRQEAPYLPVLRQSILGAEPRPQVVRYPEVTAAIQDTSYAAMTGEISTKEALEELQRRLERLVQQ; encoded by the coding sequence ATGAGACCGAGGCGTGTCACGGCACTGCTGTCCGCACTGCTGGCCACTGTGTTGGTCGCAGGCTGCGGAGGCGCCGCCGCCGACGGCAGCGAGGAGAACGGGCGCGGGCCGATCACGTTGGCCCAAGGCAAGGATCCCAGCGGCGTGATGCCCGGCATCGTCGCGGAGTGGAACCGCCAACATCCGGACCAGCCCGTCGACCTGATCGAACTACCCGAGTCGCCCGACATGCAACGTCAGGCCATGGTGCAGAACGCGCAGCTGAAATCGGACGCGTTCACCGTGCTCGACCTCGACGTGGTGTGGAACGCCGAGTTCGCGGCACATCGCTGGATCGACGAGCTGCCCGCAGAGCGCTACAACCTCGACGAGATGCTCCCGACCACCGTCGAAACGGGAATGTATCGCGGTCGCCTGTACTCGGTACCGAACTCGTCGGACGGGGCGCTGCTGTTCTACCGCAAGGACCTGCTCGACAAGGTCGGGGCGGCACCTCCGACGACGTGGGACGAGCTGAAGCGGATCTGTGCCCAGGTGCGTGACATTCCTGCCAACGCCGACATCGGCTGCTACGCGGGACAGCTGGAGAAAACAGAGGGCGGCACCGCCAACGTCGCCGAGGTGATCAACAGCGCGGGCGGAGAGATCATCGACGACAACGGTCAACCGCGGGTGAACAGCCCGCAGGCCCGGTCGGGCTTGGGTTTTCTCGTCGACGGGTTCCGGGAAGGGCTCATTCCGCGCGAGGCACTGACCTTCAAGGAGGAAGAAGGCCGCCGGGCGTTCGTCGACGGCAAGCTACTCTTCCATCGCCAGTGGCCATACCAGTGGTCCACATTGGCCGAAGACCCGTCCATGAAGGGAAAATTCGCGGTGGCACCGCTGCCCGGCCGCGACGGTCCCGGAACCTCCTCGTTGGGTGGCCACAACCTCGCGGTGTCGAAGTTCGGCAAGAACAAGGCCACCGCACGGGACTTCATCGGGTTCGCGACCTCGGAACGGCAACAGCGCCAGAACACCCTGGTCGGGTCGAAAGCACCCACCTACACCCGGCTCTACGACGATCCCGCGCTACGGCAAGAAGCGCCGTACCTGCCTGTATTGCGGCAATCGATCCTCGGGGCCGAGCCGCGCCCTCAGGTCGTGCGTTACCCCGAGGTGACGGCTGCCATCCAGGACACCAGTTACGCGGCGATGACCGGAGAAATCAGCACCAAGGAGGCGTTGGAGGAGCTCCAACGACGGCTGGAGAGGTTGGTGCAGCAGTGA